Below is a window of Armatimonadota bacterium DNA.
CGACGGCCGAAGTCCACCCGATCACACCGCCGGCCTGGCGGGGCGGGAAGATCATCGGCATCTGCTTGAACGTGGACGCGTTGCCGATCCCGCTGAAGAGGAAGAGGCCGAGCATAAAGCCAAGGAAGCCGCCCCACTGTTGGAGGCCCGTGGGGGCGGTGTACGCCGTGACGCCCAAAGCGCAGACGACCAACCCGACGCCGCTCACCATGGTCACGCGGCCGCCGCCCAGCTTGTCACTGACGGGTCCGAAGAGGACTCGGACGGCCGCGCCGATCAGCGGGCCGAGGAACGCATAGGCCAGGGGGTCCGGCCCGCCGGGGAACTGACCGTACGTCTCCTTGATGAGGAGCGGAAAGGCGGCCGAGTATCCGCTGAAGGAGCCGAAAGTCATGACATAGAGCAGCGTCATGAGCCAGGTGTGCTTTTCGCGGAAGATGTCGAGCTGTTGCCGGAAATCGGCCTTAACGGGCACGCTTTTCAGCCCGGCCCACGCCAGGGCCGCAGCTACGATCACGAAGGGGAGCCAGACCAACGCGGCGTTCTGGAGGTAGACCGGATGCGACGTCTTGTCTTTCTCCACGAACGTCTGCCCCGTCCCGATCCAAGCCATCCCGATCACGGCAGGAATGAGGAACTGCGCTACGCTCACGCCGAAGTTGCCGACGCCGGCCTGGATGCCCAGGGCCGTCCCCTGTTTCGTCTTCGGGAAGAACAGCGACGTGCTCGGCATGAACGAGCTGAAGTTGCCCCCTCCGAGTCCGGCTAAAAAGGCGAGGACGAGAAAGGTCGTATACGACGTCTGAGGGTTCTGGACTGCGGCCGTCCAGCCCAGGCACGGCACGACGAGGAGCACGGTCGAGAGGGCCACGGTCTTGCGTGTCCCGAACAACGGGATGAGGAAGGTATGGACGATCCGGAGCGTCCCAGCGGCCAGGCCCGGCATTGCGGTCAGCCAGAACAGTTGCTGCTTGTCGAACTTGAACCCGACGCCACTCAGTTTGACGACGATGGCGCTCACCATGAACCAGGTGCTGAACGACAGGAACAAGGCGAACGTCGTGAGCCAGAGCGTGCGCCACGCCAGGCGCTTCCCTTCGCCGCCCCATGCTTGGACGTCTTCTGGGTTCCAAGTCGCGGGCAATGGATCTTGATGGGCCGAGGTGGTCAAGGACAAGGTCGTACTCCTGTAAGAAGATCATTGACCTCATCGTCCAGGCACGCTATGACGCCCGTCATGCCCTAGGCCCAAACCGCCTTGCGGCCCGGGAGGACGACCGTTCCTCTTAGTCCGGTTCGGGACTGTCGGCCTTTGAGATCCGGACGACCGACTTCTTGAATTCGGGGATCTTGCTCACCGGGTCAAGGGCTCGGACGGTCAGGTTGTTCGCCGACTTGCGCCCCGGCCAATGGTAGGGGATGAACACGGTGTCTGGCCGGATCGTGGTCACCACCTTGGCCTTGAGGGTGACCGCGCCACGGCGGCTTTCGACGCGGGCCCAATCGCCGTCCTCAAGACCGTGCCGCCCGGCAAGCGTCGGATGGATCTCGACATAGGGTTCCGGGCACAGGTCGACGAGCCCTCCGATCCGCCGCGTCTGCGTCCCGCTCAGATACTGCGTCACGATCCGTCCCGTCGTCAGGATGACGGGGTAGTCGTCGTCGGGCTCTTCGGCCGAGGGACGGTAAGGCGTCGGATGGAAGTGGGCTTTGCCGTCGGCGGTCGGAAACTTCAGGTCTTCGAAGAGCCGGGGCGTTCCGGGATGTCCGATCTCCGGGCACGGCCAGAAAACGCCCATTTCGTCGACGATCCGCTCGTACGTGATGCCGTAATAGTCGGCCGTCCCTCCTTTGCTCGCGACGCGGAGCTCGTTGAAGACGTCCTCGCTCGTCTTGAAGTGGTCGAAGAACCCGCCCCGCCCCAACCTCCGCGCGATGTCCAAGAGAATGGACGTGTCCGTCCGCGCATC
It encodes the following:
- a CDS encoding NarK/NasA family nitrate transporter, yielding MTTSAHQDPLPATWNPEDVQAWGGEGKRLAWRTLWLTTFALFLSFSTWFMVSAIVVKLSGVGFKFDKQQLFWLTAMPGLAAGTLRIVHTFLIPLFGTRKTVALSTVLLVVPCLGWTAAVQNPQTSYTTFLVLAFLAGLGGGNFSSFMPSTSLFFPKTKQGTALGIQAGVGNFGVSVAQFLIPAVIGMAWIGTGQTFVEKDKTSHPVYLQNAALVWLPFVIVAAALAWAGLKSVPVKADFRQQLDIFREKHTWLMTLLYVMTFGSFSGYSAAFPLLIKETYGQFPGGPDPLAYAFLGPLIGAAVRVLFGPVSDKLGGGRVTMVSGVGLVVCALGVTAYTAPTGLQQWGGFLGFMLGLFLFSGIGNASTFKQMPMIFPPRQAGGVIGWTSAVAAYGPFLFSLSFGAVIAATGKPTVFFFVAAAFYALCVALNWWFYVRKGAEKPC